In Polaribacter sp. Hel_I_88, the following proteins share a genomic window:
- a CDS encoding ABC transporter permease, whose protein sequence is MNFSLYIAKRYLFTKTSNNAINIITIIASFGVIVGSLALFIILSGFSGLRTFSYSLLDASDPDIKITSVRGKSFILTDDVYQIITKNQEVKASSKIIEERVFLEHNDKNEIAYIKGVEDNYAEITNIDSALEIGNWLDNEFTNTAVIGRTIAAKLSLGIRSFGEPLSILVPKPGTGFINPNNAFYKTDVQIIGLYVGTEDFESKYVFVNLEQAKDLLKFTENQITGLELKLVDSLNADAVAEELQNELGTTFRVQTKEQLNEVFYKVINTENFVSYLIFTLIVIIALFNVIGTIIMMIIDKKANLKTLYNLGTTVKEIKKIFVLQGFLLTFFGMIIGLLIGIIAVFLQSKYGFFMITESLPYPVEFRFLNLFIVILTITVLGFIAAKIASSRINKQFIER, encoded by the coding sequence TTGAATTTCTCACTCTACATAGCCAAAAGATATTTATTTACTAAAACAAGCAATAATGCTATCAACATTATTACCATTATTGCTTCTTTTGGAGTTATTGTAGGCTCTTTAGCCTTATTTATAATCTTATCTGGCTTTTCTGGTTTAAGAACCTTTAGTTATAGTTTATTAGATGCTTCAGATCCTGATATCAAAATTACATCTGTAAGAGGAAAATCTTTTATACTTACTGATGATGTTTATCAAATTATAACAAAAAATCAGGAGGTAAAAGCAAGTTCTAAAATTATTGAAGAACGTGTTTTTTTAGAACATAATGATAAGAATGAAATAGCTTACATTAAAGGAGTTGAAGATAATTATGCTGAAATAACGAATATAGATTCAGCTTTAGAAATTGGTAATTGGCTCGATAATGAGTTCACAAATACAGCAGTAATTGGCAGAACTATTGCAGCAAAATTATCTTTAGGAATTAGAAGTTTTGGAGAGCCCTTATCCATTTTAGTGCCAAAGCCAGGCACAGGTTTTATCAACCCTAACAACGCATTTTACAAAACAGATGTTCAAATTATTGGCTTATATGTTGGTACAGAAGATTTTGAAAGCAAATATGTATTTGTAAATTTAGAGCAAGCAAAAGATTTATTAAAGTTTACTGAAAACCAAATTACAGGTTTAGAATTAAAATTAGTAGATTCCTTAAATGCGGATGCTGTTGCAGAAGAACTTCAAAATGAATTAGGAACAACTTTTAGAGTGCAAACCAAAGAGCAATTAAACGAGGTTTTTTATAAAGTAATTAATACCGAGAATTTCGTTTCTTATTTAATTTTTACATTGATTGTAATCATTGCTTTATTCAACGTAATTGGCACTATAATTATGATGATTATTGATAAAAAAGCGAATTTAAAAACATTGTATAATTTAGGTACAACTGTAAAAGAAATTAAAAAAATATTTGTTTTACAAGGCTTTCTACTTACTTTTTTTGGAATGATTATAGGTTTACTAATTGGTATAATTGCTGTTTTTCTGCAAAGTAAATACGGTTTTTTTATGATTACAGAAAGTTTACCTTATCCAGTAGAATTTAGATTTTTAAATCTCTTTATTGTAATTTTAACAATCACAGTTTTAGGTTTTATAGCTGCTAAAATTGCAAGTAGTAGAATTAATAAACAGTTTATAGAGAGATAA
- the rbfA gene encoding 30S ribosome-binding factor RbfA yields MEETNRQRKIAGVLQKDLVDVLQKAAQDGMKGVLISVSKVHVTSDLGVAKVYLSIFPSDKRAEIVKGVQSNTATIRYEMARRTKNQLRRMPELLFFGDDTLDYLEEIDKSLNGQDENPIKNPDVLPKRKKI; encoded by the coding sequence ATGGAAGAAACAAACAGACAAAGAAAAATTGCAGGAGTTCTGCAAAAAGACTTGGTAGATGTGTTGCAAAAAGCGGCACAAGATGGTATGAAGGGAGTTTTAATTTCTGTTTCTAAAGTACATGTTACTTCAGATTTGGGAGTTGCAAAAGTATATTTAAGCATTTTTCCTTCAGATAAAAGAGCCGAAATTGTAAAAGGTGTGCAATCTAACACAGCTACAATTCGTTATGAAATGGCAAGAAGAACTAAAAATCAATTGCGTAGAATGCCAGAATTATTGTTTTTTGGTGATGATACCTTAGATTATTTAGAAGAAATTGACAAATCTTTAAACGGACAGGATGAAAACCCAATCAAAAATCCTGATGTGTTACCAAAACGTAAAAAAATATAA
- a CDS encoding response regulator transcription factor: MIKHSVVIVDDHTLLSQAIQTMVNIFDKFEVLYTCKNGQELVEKFTSSTNIPEVVLMDINMPIMNGIETTAWIQKKHPTVNVMALSVEDDDKTVLKMLKAGAIGYLLKDTEKAILEKALIEIVENGFYHTKNVTNLLVKSVTGDIEEEIIFRDKEIQFMKLACTEYTYKEIANEMNLSPKTIDGYRDTLFTKLNVKNRVGLVMYAIKNKIYTL; this comes from the coding sequence ATGATAAAACATTCAGTAGTTATTGTTGATGATCACACATTGCTATCTCAAGCAATACAAACAATGGTGAATATTTTTGATAAATTTGAGGTGTTATATACTTGCAAAAATGGTCAAGAATTGGTTGAAAAATTTACCAGTTCAACAAATATTCCAGAGGTTGTTTTAATGGATATTAATATGCCAATTATGAATGGCATCGAAACCACAGCTTGGATTCAAAAAAAACACCCAACAGTAAACGTTATGGCGCTTTCTGTAGAAGATGATGACAAAACAGTGCTAAAAATGTTAAAAGCTGGCGCAATTGGCTACTTGTTAAAAGATACAGAGAAAGCTATCTTAGAAAAAGCATTGATAGAAATTGTAGAAAATGGTTTTTATCATACTAAAAATGTTACAAACTTACTTGTAAAATCGGTAACAGGTGATATTGAAGAAGAAATAATTTTTAGAGATAAAGAAATTCAGTTTATGAAACTTGCTTGCACTGAGTATACATACAAAGAAATTGCAAATGAAATGAATTTGAGTCCAAAAACTATAGATGGCTACAGAGATACTTTATTTACAAAATTAAATGTAAAAAATAGAGTAGGTTTGGTGATGTATGCCATAAAAAATAAAATTTACACTCTCTAA
- a CDS encoding sensor histidine kinase yields MDKTNTEIIIIIFTIIILFVTIGIVLLFTIFQKRKNELLKQQKLAKEEFEKEIAETQIEIREETLRNISWELHDNIGQLLTLAKIQLQNTTQENIKEVSETISKGLNEVRALSKLINPEAINNINLKEAVQLEVDRFNRLEFIKSNLTITGSEVEIDKKATIIIFRILQEFFSNTIKHSKASELNVVLEYSETHLKIVVKDNGVGFLCDDKKEGIGLINIKHRAKLIGADALFTSAKNNGTTLEINYKL; encoded by the coding sequence ATGGATAAAACCAATACAGAAATCATCATCATCATATTTACAATAATAATATTATTTGTAACTATAGGAATTGTATTATTATTTACCATTTTCCAGAAAAGAAAAAACGAATTACTTAAACAACAAAAATTAGCTAAAGAAGAATTTGAGAAAGAAATCGCAGAAACTCAAATTGAAATAAGAGAAGAAACGCTTAGAAACATAAGTTGGGAATTGCATGATAATATTGGACAACTTTTAACTTTAGCAAAAATCCAGTTACAAAATACTACCCAAGAAAATATTAAAGAAGTTTCTGAAACCATCTCAAAAGGATTAAATGAAGTACGTGCTTTATCAAAATTAATTAATCCTGAAGCTATCAATAACATCAATTTAAAAGAGGCTGTACAACTAGAAGTAGATCGTTTTAATCGTTTAGAATTTATAAAATCAAATTTAACGATTACAGGCAGTGAAGTAGAAATTGACAAAAAAGCAACCATTATTATTTTTCGAATTTTACAAGAGTTTTTCTCTAATACAATTAAACACTCAAAGGCATCAGAGCTTAATGTTGTTTTAGAGTATTCAGAAACACACTTAAAAATTGTAGTCAAAGACAATGGTGTCGGTTTTTTATGCGATGATAAAAAAGAAGGTATTGGGTTGATAAATATTAAACATAGAGCTAAATTAATTGGTGCTGATGCTTTATTTACATCAGCAAAAAATAACGGAACAACACTAGAAATTAATTATAAATTATGA